The genomic segment TAATAAATAAAACCCCATCAGCGTCGCCAGTCCGGGGACAAAGACGCTAAAGAAATCGTAGTGTGAGAACAACCGGAATGGACGAGGCATCGTGACTGTAGAATGATATTATATTCGTTATAGTTGTGTCGCTTTTAAACGTTTCCAGAGCTACGAATCGCCTCTCAGGTTGGCGACTTAATGCCTTCCGTTGGTCGTTCAGAACAGGTGCTTCGCAGACTCCTGAACCACCATTCAATCCGACTTATTACAGTTGAACGTGCAGGATTATTAATGTCGAATCCATGATTCTCATTCGGGATTGCTACCTCATGGCGGTCACTCCCACGGCGTGCGCAGGGCAAAAGACACTTTACCCCGCTAATTAGATGTAATTACTGTATGGCAGAAGGCTTCCCCGACTATCTCGACGTCGACTACAGCGACGGCGAAGGAGAGACTCCCGAAGACTATCCGAGCATCCAGCACAAGATAGAGAAGGCCATCGAAGTCACGAAGAAGGGCCTCGAAGAGTACGAGAACCCCGTCGTGATGTGGACCGGCGGGAAGGACTCGACGCTCTGCCTCTACTTCATCAAAGAGGTCGCCGAGAAACACGGCTACGACGTGCCGCCGGCGGTGTTCATCGACCACTACCAGCACTTCGACGAGATTCACGACTTCGTCGACAAGTGGGCCGACGAGTGGGACCTCGACGTCATCTACGCCCGCAACGAGGACGTGGGCGCGTACGTCGACGAACACGGACTCGAACCGGGCGACGACATCCCGGTCGACGAACTGTCCGAGCACAACCAGCACCACATCCGCAACCTGCTGGAGTACGAGGACGACACGTTCCCGTTCCTGCTGGACACGTACGTCGGCAACCACCTCCTGAAGACGGTGGCGCTGAACGACGCCCTCGAAGAGTACGACGTCGACGGCGTCATCTCCGGCGTCCGCTGGGACGAACAGGAGGCGCGCGCGGACGAGACGTTCTTCTCGCCGCGTCACGACCCCGACATCTACCCGCCGCACGACCGCGTCCAACCCATCCTCCAGTTCGACGAAGCGTCGGTCTGGCAGGCCTTCTGGAACTTCGTCGTGCCGGACACCGTCGAGGACTTCCCCGAGGACGGCTACGTCCCGCAGTCGGCCGAGGACCTGCCGAACGGTCTGACGCAGGACGACATCCCCGTCTCGCCGAAGTACTTCGCCGGCTTCCGGTCGCTCGGCAGCGAAGTCTCGACGGACAAGACCACCGAGGAACCGGCGTGGCTGCAGGATATGGAGAACACGACCGAGCGCGCGGGCCGCGCACAGGACAAAGAGGACCTGATGGAACGCCTGCGCGACCTCGGCTACATGTAACTCGGCGGCACGCTTCCGGCACCCGCCGGCGTCCGTTCGGTCGGACGTGACGTGCGTGCGCCGACTCGCCCGCAGAACAGACGTTCTCGAAGCCCAGACCGTCGCGGTTCGCCGACTGCAGCGACGTGGTCGGTCGATTTTTCTTCGAGAGTCGCGGCCGACGCGACTGACCCGTGCGAACAGATAGCCACGCAAAGGTAGATATCGTGGTCGCGCGATATACGTTCACGATGTCTTCCACGTTCCCCTCGTACGTCTCGCTCGATTACGACGCCGGCCGCGGCGAGAGCGCCGCCGACTACCCGACGCTCGAAGACAAGATTGCCAACGCCGCCGAGGTGACCCGGCAGGCACTCGAACAGTACCGCCGCCCCGCGGTCATGTGGACCGGCGGGAAGGACTCCACCGTCGTCCTCTACGTGGTCCGCGAAGTCGCCGCCGAGATGGGCGTCCCGGTGCCCCCCGTCGTCTTCATCGACCACTTCGAGCACTTCCCCGAGACGGTGGCGTTCGTCGAACGCTGGGCCGAGGAGTGGGACCTCGACCTCGTCTTCGCCCGCAACGAGGACTTCGTCCGCCTCGACGCCAGTCCGGGCGACGAGATTCCCCTCGCGGACCTCTCGGAGACGAACCGCCGCGAACTCGAACGCCTCGACTACGAGGGCGACACGCTCACCCTCGACGCCGACACCTTCGAGGGCAACCACCTCCTGAAGACCGTCGCGCTCAACGACGTCATCGCGGACCGCGGGTTCGACGGCATCTTCTCGGGCGTCCGCTGGGACGAACAGGAGTCCCGCGCCGAGGAGACGTTCTTCTCGCCGCGCCACGACTCCGAGAAGTACCCCCCGCACGACAGAGTCCACCCCATCCTCCAGTTCGAGGAGGCGGACATCTGGGCCGCGTTCTGGGAGTTCATCGTCCCCGACGCCGCGCCGGGCTACCCCGTCGGTCACGTCCCCGAGAGCACCGACGACCTGCCCGAGGGGGTCGCGGCGACGGACATCCCCGTCTCGCCGAAGTACTTCGAGGGCTTCCGGTCGCTCGGCACCGAGTCCGGGTCGGCGAAGTCCGACGACCGGCCCGCGTGGGTCCAGGACC from the Halogeometricum rufum genome contains:
- a CDS encoding phosphoadenosine phosphosulfate reductase family protein, with product MAEGFPDYLDVDYSDGEGETPEDYPSIQHKIEKAIEVTKKGLEEYENPVVMWTGGKDSTLCLYFIKEVAEKHGYDVPPAVFIDHYQHFDEIHDFVDKWADEWDLDVIYARNEDVGAYVDEHGLEPGDDIPVDELSEHNQHHIRNLLEYEDDTFPFLLDTYVGNHLLKTVALNDALEEYDVDGVISGVRWDEQEARADETFFSPRHDPDIYPPHDRVQPILQFDEASVWQAFWNFVVPDTVEDFPEDGYVPQSAEDLPNGLTQDDIPVSPKYFAGFRSLGSEVSTDKTTEEPAWLQDMENTTERAGRAQDKEDLMERLRDLGYM
- a CDS encoding phosphoadenosine phosphosulfate reductase family protein, giving the protein MSSTFPSYVSLDYDAGRGESAADYPTLEDKIANAAEVTRQALEQYRRPAVMWTGGKDSTVVLYVVREVAAEMGVPVPPVVFIDHFEHFPETVAFVERWAEEWDLDLVFARNEDFVRLDASPGDEIPLADLSETNRRELERLDYEGDTLTLDADTFEGNHLLKTVALNDVIADRGFDGIFSGVRWDEQESRAEETFFSPRHDSEKYPPHDRVHPILQFEEADIWAAFWEFIVPDAAPGYPVGHVPESTDDLPEGVAATDIPVSPKYFEGFRSLGTESGSAKSDDRPAWVQDLGASTEREGRAQDKEDLMGRLRDLGYM